In a genomic window of Nocardia fluminea:
- a CDS encoding heavy metal translocating P-type ATPase encodes MTTVTHPPGTGQVELVIGGMTCASCANRIEKKLNKLDGVTATVNYATEKARVDFTGDVSPEALIATVEQAGYTAALPAPKKPETDETPTADADPTASLRTRLIVSALLTVPVIAMAMIPALQFTNWQWLSLTLAAPVVIWGALPFHRAAWTNLKHGTATMDTLVSMGTLAAFGWSLYALFWGTAGTPGMTHPFEFTIARMDGTGSIYLEAAAGVTTFILAGRYFEARSKRRAGAALKALLELGAKDVAVLRDGVETRIPVEQLAVGDEFIVRPGEKIATDGVITEGTSAVDASMLTGESVPVEVSVDDAVTGATVNVGGRLVVRATRIGADTQLAQMAQLVEDAQTGKAQAQRLADRISGIFVPIVIALAVATLGFWLGTGGAIAAAFTAGVAVLIIACPCALGLATPTALMVGTGRGAQLGILIKGPEVLESTRKVDTIVLDKTGTVTTGKMTLLDVIPADSEDDEQVLELAGALEDSSEHPIAQAIAKAARDKVGTLLPVEGFANIEGLGVQGVIDGKAVIVGRARLLADWSQPLPEALATAMTDAESAGKTAVAIGWDGKARGVLVVADAVKPTSAQAISQFRELGLTPILLTGDNARAARTIGDEVGIDEVIAEVLPQDKVDTVKRLQAEGKVVAMVGDGVNDAAALAQADLGLSMGTGTDVAIEASDLTLVRGDLRAAADAIRLSRRTLATIKGNLFWAFAYNVAAIPLAMAGLLNPMLAGAAMAFSSVFVVSNSLRLRRFKSTAQ; translated from the coding sequence ATGACCACCGTGACGCACCCACCGGGCACCGGCCAGGTAGAACTGGTGATCGGTGGCATGACCTGCGCTTCCTGCGCGAACCGGATCGAGAAGAAGCTCAACAAGCTCGACGGGGTCACCGCCACGGTCAACTACGCGACCGAGAAGGCGCGCGTCGACTTCACCGGTGACGTCTCCCCCGAAGCGCTGATCGCCACCGTCGAACAGGCCGGTTACACCGCGGCGCTCCCCGCGCCGAAAAAGCCGGAGACCGACGAGACGCCGACCGCCGACGCGGACCCGACGGCCTCGCTGCGCACCCGGCTGATCGTGTCGGCGCTGCTCACCGTGCCGGTGATCGCGATGGCGATGATCCCGGCGTTGCAGTTCACCAACTGGCAGTGGCTCTCGCTCACGCTGGCCGCACCGGTCGTGATCTGGGGCGCGCTGCCCTTCCACAGAGCCGCGTGGACGAACCTGAAGCACGGCACCGCCACCATGGACACCCTGGTGTCGATGGGCACGCTCGCCGCGTTCGGCTGGTCGCTGTACGCGCTGTTCTGGGGCACGGCGGGCACGCCGGGAATGACGCACCCGTTCGAATTCACCATCGCGCGGATGGACGGCACCGGCAGCATCTACCTCGAAGCCGCGGCGGGTGTGACCACGTTCATCCTGGCCGGGCGCTACTTCGAAGCACGGTCCAAGCGACGCGCGGGCGCGGCGCTGAAGGCCCTGCTCGAGCTCGGCGCGAAGGACGTCGCGGTGCTGCGCGACGGCGTCGAGACGCGAATTCCGGTGGAGCAGTTGGCTGTCGGTGACGAGTTTATCGTGCGGCCGGGCGAGAAGATCGCCACCGACGGTGTGATCACCGAGGGGACGTCGGCGGTCGACGCGTCCATGCTCACCGGCGAGTCGGTGCCGGTGGAGGTCAGCGTGGACGACGCCGTCACCGGTGCCACCGTGAACGTCGGCGGACGACTCGTCGTACGCGCCACCAGGATCGGCGCCGACACCCAGCTCGCCCAGATGGCACAACTCGTCGAGGACGCGCAGACCGGCAAGGCACAGGCACAACGCCTGGCCGACCGGATCTCCGGCATCTTCGTGCCGATCGTCATCGCGCTGGCAGTGGCCACGCTCGGATTCTGGCTCGGCACCGGTGGCGCAATTGCGGCGGCGTTCACCGCAGGTGTCGCGGTGCTGATCATCGCTTGCCCGTGCGCCCTGGGCCTGGCCACTCCGACCGCATTGATGGTGGGTACCGGACGCGGCGCGCAACTGGGCATCCTGATCAAGGGGCCCGAGGTGCTGGAATCGACCCGCAAGGTCGACACGATCGTGCTGGACAAGACCGGCACCGTCACCACCGGCAAGATGACTCTGCTCGACGTGATCCCCGCCGACAGCGAGGACGATGAACAGGTGCTGGAACTCGCTGGTGCGCTGGAGGATTCGTCCGAACACCCGATCGCCCAAGCCATAGCCAAAGCGGCGCGGGACAAGGTCGGCACACTCCTGCCGGTCGAGGGCTTCGCCAACATCGAAGGCCTCGGCGTGCAGGGTGTGATCGACGGAAAGGCCGTGATCGTCGGCCGGGCGCGACTGCTGGCCGATTGGTCACAGCCCCTTCCCGAAGCGCTGGCAACGGCGATGACCGACGCCGAGTCGGCGGGTAAGACCGCGGTTGCGATCGGCTGGGACGGTAAGGCGCGCGGCGTGCTGGTGGTCGCCGACGCGGTGAAACCGACCTCGGCACAGGCGATCTCGCAATTCCGTGAACTGGGTCTCACCCCGATCCTGCTCACTGGTGACAATGCCCGCGCGGCCCGCACCATCGGCGACGAAGTCGGCATCGACGAGGTCATCGCCGAGGTCCTGCCGCAGGACAAGGTCGACACCGTCAAGCGGCTGCAAGCCGAGGGCAAGGTCGTCGCCATGGTCGGTGACGGCGTGAACGACGCTGCCGCGCTGGCCCAGGCCGACCTCGGTCTGTCGATGGGTACCGGCACCGACGTCGCCATCGAGGCCAGCGACCTCACCCTCGTGCGCGGCGACCTGCGTGCCGCAGCCGACGCGATCCGCCTGTCGCGCCGCACTCTGGCCACGATCAAGGGCAACCTGTTCTGGGCCTTCGCCTACAACGTGGCCGCCATCCCGCTGGCCATGGCGGGGTTGCTCAACCCGATGCTGGCCGGCGCCGCGATGGCGTTCAGCTCGGTGTTCGTGGTGAGCAACAGCCTGCGCCTGCGCCGGTTCAAGTCGACCGCGCAGTAG
- a CDS encoding AraC family transcriptional regulator ligand-binding domain-containing protein produces the protein MADEQLDRTVESRHALPCSAHREFEDRPRPLRLNSQVDRVVVDCRRTADLHLSASSVSRASPLRGTGTHRRDALAASEGAKVSETGQITTGHPPRPPRNSVSTAIIRLLLTAARDAGLSSGHATLPGLAGEALRDDRNRVNTEFSNALWGCLVQSSSPGRVGAELGGRAAPGELGVWDQFFTAGATVLDGLRDASTYLGSVADIDREQLDVRTDGDLIVLRHRSLDLDPEVAAAVGEFVVAMVVARMAEAARRPIVPVRVGLAHRAPRGSEHRILVERLGTSRIDYEQPDDRIVILAADALAPVPHPRSGLPRILRDHADLLLGSARVIGDWRTMLRAVLVATIAERSPTLAGVSARLGISPRTLQRRLDDAGTSWRAEVDSVRAEQARLLDLGLSQRMVATRLGYRDERSFAGLSNGGRPRDRSRAHDLRARIPNGVRPRGL, from the coding sequence ATGGCGGACGAACAACTGGACCGGACCGTCGAGAGTCGCCACGCGTTGCCCTGCTCGGCTCACCGTGAATTCGAGGATCGACCCCGTCCGCTCCGGCTCAACAGCCAGGTTGACCGTGTAGTCGTCGACTGCCGTCGAACAGCAGATCTCCATTTAAGCGCGTCCTCCGTGAGTAGAGCTTCACCCCTACGGGGCACAGGTACTCACCGTAGAGACGCGCTGGCCGCGTCGGAGGGCGCAAAGGTGTCAGAAACAGGACAGATCACGACAGGACATCCGCCGCGTCCGCCACGGAACTCCGTGTCCACGGCCATCATTCGGTTGCTGTTGACCGCGGCTCGGGATGCTGGACTGAGCAGCGGTCATGCCACACTCCCCGGACTGGCCGGTGAGGCGCTGCGCGACGACCGCAACCGCGTCAACACGGAATTTTCGAATGCATTGTGGGGCTGCCTTGTTCAGTCCAGTAGCCCCGGTCGAGTAGGTGCGGAGCTTGGCGGGCGTGCTGCTCCTGGCGAACTCGGCGTGTGGGACCAGTTCTTCACTGCGGGCGCGACCGTGCTCGATGGACTGCGTGACGCCTCCACCTATCTCGGGTCGGTCGCCGACATCGATCGTGAACAACTCGATGTGCGCACGGATGGGGACCTGATCGTCCTGCGCCACCGGTCACTGGATCTCGACCCCGAAGTTGCTGCTGCAGTCGGCGAATTCGTCGTTGCCATGGTTGTTGCACGGATGGCCGAAGCTGCCCGGCGGCCGATCGTGCCGGTGCGAGTCGGCCTGGCCCATCGAGCTCCCCGGGGCTCTGAGCACCGCATACTCGTCGAGCGACTCGGCACTTCGCGCATCGATTACGAACAACCGGACGACAGAATCGTCATTCTTGCGGCTGATGCGCTGGCGCCGGTGCCGCATCCGAGGTCCGGGTTGCCGCGGATCCTGCGTGACCACGCCGACCTGCTCCTGGGTAGCGCGCGGGTCATCGGCGATTGGCGCACGATGCTGCGCGCCGTGCTCGTCGCGACCATCGCCGAGCGCTCGCCGACACTCGCGGGGGTGTCTGCCAGGCTCGGAATCAGTCCCCGGACTCTGCAGCGACGATTGGACGATGCCGGTACCAGTTGGCGTGCCGAGGTCGACTCGGTGCGCGCCGAGCAGGCGCGGTTGCTCGACCTCGGCTTGTCGCAACGGATGGTGGCAACTCGGCTGGGCTACCGCGATGAGCGGAGCTTCGCAGGGCTCAGCAACGGTGGTCGACCTCGGGACCGGAGTCGCGCTCATGATCTCCGTGCCCGAATCCCGAACGGTGTGAGGCCGCGTGGCTTGTAG
- a CDS encoding TetR/AcrR family transcriptional regulator: MPKLWSETIDEHRRAVRDSILETAARLAIEHGVPSVTMSQIAEHAGIGRATLYKYFPDVGTILGAWHEQQVGNHLGQLVAAGAAESDASQRLDILLSTYARMLRESRRHHDTDLGALVHHGGSHVVHAEQKLRELMTDSIGAAAAIGAVRADLPAAELASYCLHALDAAVSLSSEEAVHRLLGIIRAGLDPA, translated from the coding sequence GTGCCGAAGTTGTGGAGTGAGACGATCGATGAGCACCGTCGTGCGGTACGCGACTCGATCCTCGAGACCGCCGCGCGGTTGGCGATCGAGCACGGGGTGCCGTCGGTGACGATGTCCCAGATCGCGGAACACGCGGGCATCGGGCGGGCGACCCTGTACAAGTATTTTCCCGACGTGGGCACGATCCTCGGCGCCTGGCACGAGCAGCAGGTCGGTAACCACCTTGGGCAACTGGTGGCGGCGGGCGCGGCGGAGAGCGACGCTTCGCAGCGTCTGGACATCCTGCTCAGTACGTACGCGAGGATGCTGCGCGAATCCCGCCGTCACCACGACACCGATCTCGGCGCGCTTGTCCATCACGGCGGATCACATGTTGTTCATGCCGAGCAAAAGCTGCGTGAGCTGATGACTGATTCGATCGGCGCTGCTGCTGCTATCGGCGCGGTTCGCGCGGACCTACCTGCCGCTGAACTGGCGAGCTACTGCCTGCACGCACTGGACGCTGCTGTTTCGCTGTCATCCGAGGAGGCGGTGCATCGGCTGCTCGGGATCATCAGAGCCGGGTTGGATCCAGCCTGA
- a CDS encoding heavy-metal-associated domain-containing protein — translation MSTNNSTSTYVVSGMSCGSCVGKVKNEIGKLDGINGVDIELATGRMTVIGAGAIDDALIQDTVENLGYELVQN, via the coding sequence ATGAGCACCAACAACAGCACCAGCACCTACGTCGTTTCGGGCATGTCGTGTGGCAGCTGCGTCGGCAAGGTCAAGAACGAGATCGGCAAGCTCGACGGCATCAACGGTGTCGACATCGAACTCGCCACCGGCCGGATGACCGTCATCGGCGCAGGCGCGATCGACGACGCGCTGATCCAGGACACCGTCGAGAACCTCGGCTACGAACTCGTCCAGAACTGA
- a CDS encoding MarR family winged helix-turn-helix transcriptional regulator, producing the protein MSSQPPDRADVERLQDSVVAFVRAFGLHQPDSTPCGQSIPVSQAHALTELAARQPINQSELGSTLRLSKSTVSRLVGQLERRGWVERLRGTAGDGRMVELRLTPDGERLASAVAIARRQRMESLFERIPEARRCAALQALSILTEAATNDR; encoded by the coding sequence ATGTCGAGTCAACCGCCCGATCGTGCGGATGTCGAGCGCCTCCAGGACAGCGTGGTCGCCTTCGTGCGGGCTTTCGGTCTGCACCAACCGGATTCGACGCCGTGCGGGCAGTCGATCCCGGTGTCACAGGCCCATGCACTCACCGAACTGGCCGCACGCCAACCGATCAACCAATCCGAACTGGGCTCGACACTGCGACTGAGCAAGAGCACCGTCAGCCGCCTGGTCGGCCAACTGGAACGCCGCGGCTGGGTCGAACGTCTGCGCGGCACCGCCGGCGACGGTCGCATGGTCGAGTTGCGTCTCACTCCGGACGGGGAGCGTCTCGCCTCTGCCGTCGCGATCGCACGTCGCCAACGCATGGAATCACTCTTCGAACGCATCCCCGAAGCGCGACGATGCGCTGCACTGCAAGCACTTTCGATACTGACAGAGGCAGCAACCAATGACCGCTGA
- a CDS encoding DUF305 domain-containing protein yields the protein MSRRSIMLRRLVPGVVLVALAVAGCGDDDSGGTAATSAPGLSPSSISATAAPVGTFNDADVTFLQMMYQHHQQAVQMADLVPSRSQDQQVIDLAADIKAAQAPEMAQMQSMLTEFGKSVPSGGDAMGHDMPGMMSPEQMSMLEGMSGPEFDRMWLEMMIDHHNGAVQMAQTEIASGANPQAKQMAETIVSTQQREIDQMTAMLGQR from the coding sequence ATGTCTCGACGTTCCATCATGCTTCGACGGCTCGTTCCAGGTGTTGTCCTGGTCGCACTGGCCGTTGCCGGCTGTGGCGATGACGATTCGGGCGGTACAGCCGCGACTTCGGCGCCTGGACTATCGCCGAGTTCGATCAGTGCGACCGCGGCCCCGGTCGGCACTTTCAACGACGCTGACGTCACGTTCTTGCAGATGATGTACCAACATCATCAGCAGGCTGTCCAGATGGCGGACTTGGTGCCGTCCCGGTCCCAAGATCAGCAGGTGATCGATCTTGCGGCCGATATCAAGGCCGCTCAGGCGCCTGAGATGGCTCAGATGCAGTCGATGCTCACGGAGTTCGGGAAGTCGGTGCCGTCGGGCGGCGACGCGATGGGGCACGACATGCCTGGGATGATGTCGCCGGAGCAGATGTCGATGTTGGAAGGCATGTCCGGACCGGAGTTCGACCGGATGTGGTTGGAAATGATGATCGACCACCACAATGGCGCGGTGCAGATGGCTCAGACCGAAATCGCCTCGGGCGCCAATCCCCAAGCCAAACAGATGGCCGAGACCATCGTATCCACCCAGCAGCGTGAGATCGACCAGATGACGGCGATGCTCGGGCAGCGGTGA
- a CDS encoding PaaI family thioesterase: MRYPTAISELLDFEIVAIGSGTATVGVDVDAACHGNQQGTVHGGFLVELADAAIGTAHSTLMGPEESFTSIDLRAVFLRPVWRDTLLAHAAPTHSGMTITHYHCDIVRRSDGKLVATATSTVMTLRGDRATGR, encoded by the coding sequence ATGAGATACCCAACGGCGATCTCGGAGTTGCTCGACTTCGAGATCGTCGCGATTGGGTCCGGCACCGCCACGGTGGGGGTCGACGTCGATGCCGCCTGTCACGGCAATCAGCAGGGCACAGTGCACGGGGGATTTCTCGTCGAGCTGGCCGACGCGGCGATCGGGACGGCCCACTCCACGCTCATGGGGCCGGAGGAGTCGTTCACCAGTATCGACCTTCGTGCGGTGTTCCTTCGTCCTGTCTGGCGCGACACCCTGCTCGCCCACGCTGCTCCGACTCACTCGGGCATGACGATCACGCATTACCACTGCGACATCGTCCGCCGTAGCGACGGCAAGCTCGTCGCCACGGCAACGAGCACCGTCATGACTCTGCGCGGCGACCGAGCGACCGGGCGCTGA
- a CDS encoding MFS transporter — MITSLFANRDYMRLFTAQMTALFGTGLTTVALGLLAYELAGADAGAVLGTALTIKMAVYVTVAPIVAAYADRFPRRLFLVSLNVIRGGVVLALPFIDQIWHIYVLIAVLQTASAAFTPTYQAVIPDILPDERDYTRALSAAQLAATMETLLSPMLAAAALTLISFHWLFVGTAIGFVVSAALVISTRIPDANTSVDADFRDRIAVGMRIFAATPRLRGLLGLNLAVAAAGSVIMVNTVNYVRDTLGGTQTGVALLLAANGFGTMIIALSLPRVLDRIGARPVMLSGAATLILGLGSAVALSTADGGQWRWGAAIAVWAVIGAGTATVLTPTGQVLRRSSQPSDRAALFAAQFSLSHLAWLLTYPIAGWLTSAAGFTTTWVVLMVLAAVGITVALRSWPHSDPEQITHLHEVGTIDPARLVDAIRISDRLYQHTHPYIIDSAHRQWPRDTGQPVRVS, encoded by the coding sequence ATGATCACGTCACTGTTCGCCAACCGCGATTACATGCGGTTGTTCACCGCACAGATGACCGCCCTGTTCGGCACCGGCCTGACCACGGTCGCGCTCGGACTGCTCGCCTACGAACTCGCCGGAGCCGACGCCGGAGCCGTGCTCGGCACCGCTTTGACCATCAAGATGGCCGTCTACGTCACCGTCGCTCCGATCGTGGCCGCCTATGCCGACCGATTCCCCCGCCGGCTGTTCCTGGTCTCGCTCAACGTGATTCGCGGCGGCGTCGTACTGGCGCTGCCCTTCATCGACCAGATCTGGCATATCTACGTCCTGATCGCGGTCCTGCAAACAGCCTCGGCCGCGTTCACTCCCACGTATCAGGCAGTGATCCCCGATATCCTGCCCGACGAACGTGACTACACCCGCGCCCTGTCGGCCGCCCAACTGGCGGCGACCATGGAAACGCTGCTTAGCCCGATGCTGGCCGCGGCCGCGCTGACCCTGATCAGTTTCCACTGGCTGTTCGTCGGCACTGCGATCGGCTTCGTGGTCTCGGCAGCGCTGGTGATCTCGACCCGAATTCCCGACGCGAACACCTCCGTGGACGCCGACTTCCGCGATCGGATCGCGGTCGGCATGCGGATCTTCGCCGCCACTCCTCGGCTGCGCGGCCTGCTCGGCCTGAACCTGGCTGTTGCAGCGGCAGGTTCGGTGATCATGGTCAACACCGTCAACTACGTTCGTGACACCCTCGGCGGAACCCAAACCGGCGTGGCACTGCTGTTGGCGGCCAACGGGTTCGGCACGATGATCATCGCTCTGTCACTACCACGCGTCCTCGACCGCATCGGCGCGCGTCCGGTGATGCTGTCCGGCGCCGCGACATTGATCCTCGGCCTCGGCTCGGCCGTCGCGCTGTCGACCGCCGACGGCGGCCAATGGCGTTGGGGTGCCGCGATCGCGGTCTGGGCCGTGATCGGCGCGGGCACCGCCACGGTACTCACCCCCACCGGTCAAGTCCTGCGCCGCTCGTCGCAGCCAAGTGACCGTGCCGCACTCTTCGCCGCCCAGTTCTCGCTGTCGCACCTGGCCTGGCTGCTCACCTACCCGATCGCCGGATGGCTCACCAGCGCAGCAGGTTTCACCACCACCTGGGTGGTGCTGATGGTGCTCGCCGCCGTCGGAATCACAGTCGCACTGCGGTCCTGGCCGCACAGCGACCCCGAGCAGATCACCCACCTGCACGAGGTCGGCACCATCGACCCCGCCCGCCTGGTCGACGCGATCCGCATCAGCGACCGCCTCTACCAACACACCCACCCCTACATCATCGACTCAGCTCACCGGCAGTGGCCACGTGACACAGGTCAGCCTGTCCGTGTCAGCTAA
- a CDS encoding DUF2269 domain-containing protein has product MRPPVRKLALTVHVSASVGWLGAVVTFLIVAIVGVTSSDVGMVRAVDLVAGPMAWWVLLPLSVASLVTGIVQSLGTPWGLVRHYWVLFKLLLNVIATAILLLYTRTVDHYTDIAARPESTIDQLRAPTFVIHAAAATLILLCAMVLAIYKPRGLTPFGIRARRS; this is encoded by the coding sequence ATGCGTCCACCAGTTCGTAAGCTGGCCTTGACCGTTCACGTCAGCGCATCGGTCGGTTGGCTCGGCGCGGTCGTCACGTTCTTGATCGTGGCGATCGTCGGAGTCACCAGCTCCGACGTCGGCATGGTGCGCGCGGTAGACCTTGTCGCCGGCCCGATGGCCTGGTGGGTCCTGCTGCCGCTCTCGGTGGCATCACTGGTGACGGGGATTGTTCAATCTCTCGGCACGCCATGGGGATTGGTCCGGCATTACTGGGTGCTGTTCAAACTCCTACTCAATGTCATCGCCACCGCGATACTGCTGCTCTACACACGCACCGTCGACCACTACACCGACATCGCCGCACGCCCCGAATCCACCATCGACCAGTTGCGCGCACCGACATTCGTCATCCACGCGGCCGCCGCCACGCTGATCCTCCTGTGCGCGATGGTTCTGGCGATCTACAAGCCACGCGGCCTCACACCGTTCGGGATTCGGGCACGGAGATCATGA
- a CDS encoding aspartate carbamoyltransferase: MTADISSRRIGALILSVLALVLTIAGLWWVLARDTSPNLLDRRAEVAERGAAVMPFDLDKTTHSFQPVADGGQQTVTAHNPTDIEQIRLIREHLTSETAKFTAGDFGDPATIHGDRMPGLADLRAGAARITVRYEELPDGARLFYTTNEPPLVSALHQWFEAQSSDHGTGDHGN; encoded by the coding sequence ATGACCGCTGACATTTCATCTCGCCGCATCGGCGCCCTCATCCTGAGTGTCCTGGCGCTCGTCCTCACCATCGCGGGCCTTTGGTGGGTACTCGCCCGTGACACCTCGCCGAACCTTCTGGACCGGCGCGCCGAGGTCGCCGAACGCGGTGCGGCCGTCATGCCTTTCGACCTTGACAAGACCACCCATTCGTTCCAGCCCGTCGCCGACGGCGGCCAGCAAACAGTGACCGCACACAATCCCACCGATATCGAACAGATCCGGCTCATCCGCGAACATTTGACGTCCGAGACAGCCAAGTTCACCGCAGGCGATTTCGGCGATCCCGCAACGATTCACGGCGACCGCATGCCAGGCCTGGCGGACCTCCGCGCAGGTGCCGCCCGAATCACTGTCCGGTACGAGGAACTCCCCGACGGTGCCCGCCTGTTCTACACGACCAACGAACCACCGCTCGTCTCCGCGCTGCACCAGTGGTTCGAAGCCCAATCCAGCGACCACGGCACCGGAGACCACGGCAACTGA
- a CDS encoding aminotransferase-like domain-containing protein: protein MRAERYKVVAEDIAAAIRVGDLPVGTRLPTHRELARQQGIALATATKAYRVLAGAGLVVGEPGRGTYVRELSGFAGPEPRRLPVEARVADLSFNQPLAAEQAEQLRHILRDLSGAGDLGSLLIQQPPGGRTADKAAVATHLLDRGIDVPPANVLLTAGAQHGLDVVLTAITDPGSTLAVDELTYPGLKLLAAARHLDLAAVRCDPNGTDLQALEALVGQRKITAVYLIPTVHNPLGFVLDHESRARVAALARRHDILIVEDGTYAFLDPAAPPPVQTFAPERTIYVGSFSKSLATGLRAGYLVAPDAHLTALTRALRATSWGTSSLTTAIVTRWLRDGTVTRLEKTRRDDARERQTIARRTLAGFEYHAHPASYSSWLQLPEEIRSDQAAHRLAQTGILVSTGDAFATGTRAPNALRIALANPSVHELPELLDRCHDVLVSIPDRAAISTNVAPRDT from the coding sequence GTGCGGGCGGAGCGCTACAAGGTCGTGGCCGAGGACATCGCTGCGGCCATCAGGGTGGGCGATCTGCCGGTGGGAACGCGCCTGCCGACTCATCGCGAACTAGCTCGACAGCAAGGAATCGCTCTCGCCACCGCCACGAAGGCATACCGGGTATTGGCCGGGGCTGGACTGGTGGTCGGTGAACCGGGCAGAGGCACCTATGTGCGCGAGCTGAGCGGGTTCGCGGGCCCGGAGCCGCGTCGCCTACCGGTTGAGGCCCGAGTCGCTGATCTGTCCTTCAACCAGCCGCTCGCCGCGGAGCAGGCCGAGCAGCTACGTCACATACTGCGGGACCTGTCCGGTGCGGGCGACCTCGGATCGCTACTGATTCAGCAGCCACCGGGCGGACGCACCGCAGACAAGGCGGCTGTGGCCACGCACCTGCTGGATCGAGGGATCGACGTCCCACCCGCCAACGTGTTGCTGACCGCTGGTGCGCAACACGGTCTCGACGTCGTCCTCACCGCGATCACCGATCCCGGATCGACGCTCGCGGTAGACGAACTCACCTACCCGGGTCTCAAGCTGCTCGCCGCCGCCCGCCACCTCGACCTCGCCGCAGTGCGCTGCGACCCGAACGGAACGGACCTGCAGGCACTCGAGGCCCTCGTCGGGCAGCGCAAGATCACCGCCGTCTATCTGATTCCCACCGTGCACAACCCCCTGGGGTTCGTCCTCGATCACGAGTCACGGGCACGTGTCGCCGCACTGGCGCGCAGGCACGACATCCTCATCGTCGAAGACGGCACCTACGCGTTCTTGGACCCCGCCGCGCCACCACCGGTGCAGACCTTCGCGCCGGAACGGACCATCTACGTGGGCAGCTTCTCGAAGAGCCTCGCCACGGGCCTGCGAGCCGGATACCTGGTGGCGCCCGACGCGCACCTCACCGCGCTGACTCGCGCGCTGCGTGCCACCAGCTGGGGAACCAGCTCCCTGACCACGGCGATCGTCACCCGATGGCTTCGCGACGGCACAGTCACGCGACTGGAGAAGACCCGTCGCGATGATGCCCGAGAACGTCAGACGATCGCACGAAGGACGCTGGCAGGGTTCGAATACCACGCTCACCCAGCCTCGTACTCCAGTTGGCTGCAACTCCCCGAGGAAATCCGCAGCGACCAAGCCGCCCACCGCCTCGCCCAAACGGGCATTCTCGTCTCGACCGGCGACGCCTTCGCCACCGGAACTCGAGCACCCAACGCCCTGCGTATCGCGCTCGCCAACCCGAGTGTTCACGAACTCCCCGAACTGCTCGACCGCTGCCACGACGTCCTGGTCTCAATTCCTGATCGAGCGGCGATCAGCACGAACGTCGCGCCCCGCGACACCTAG